In Deltaproteobacteria bacterium, the genomic window CCATCAACAACCCATGGAGAACCGCTTGGATAGCGGATCTCGACCCACTTCCGTCTCGCGTGAAAAAGGATAAGCGAAATCCGTGTCATCCGGCCCAGGTAAAAGTACCGTCTTTCCCGGAACGGGTCAAGACCTCGGGATTTCCGGCCTTACGGCGATTCATCGCATTATGGGGAGCGCTTCCCTTGTCGATTACCGAACCCGGCGATGAGGGATTTTAGAACTTCCTCATGGCAGTTGCCTTGTGCAACCCTTGATAGCTCACCCCTCCTCAAGGATCTGACCGAGGCGGCGGGCGTTTTCCACGGCGTACCCGTGCGCATCATTGTTGAAAAAGGCATAGACCGATCTACCCTGATCGAGCCAGGGCCGGATCCTGGAGGCCCAGTGGACG contains:
- a CDS encoding DUF72 domain-containing protein, encoding VHWASRIRPWLDQGRSVYAFFNNDAHGYAVENARRLGQILEEG